Proteins co-encoded in one Sebastes fasciatus isolate fSebFas1 chromosome 11, fSebFas1.pri, whole genome shotgun sequence genomic window:
- the LOC141776746 gene encoding uncharacterized protein LOC141776746 isoform X3, with product MEEVPSTFKALRAKFQEEALLAQSKTSRPAVAEKPKHLPPPGGHCSSVVSSINIAVENKTVAPRVIFRDGLRASGGKRPISLPPQPQQTSPPSQLANGDGTTRQSLKDRHMPLVLPVLPVKEQKTEPPAKKEHKLKPEPQTKIKKKGLLLPFKSAKASKASSVNGDEPTYADLTTRPASAPSELPSVEKQNAENGVSHPSDQSSPDIPITPPSAETSVDFEKKVLNSLERAKKKFSRRPMLISAKPKSLRSPDYVSKDKAFPLPPKNIVEPDLPIPPPPCLPHLACLSARPFFKSNHPAHKSALDRHFGRDKALPSVGTSEPRPPSAPRKKPLPDLRSLGLPPPKPLTPPLVDLGCYHRPTVNEVSPGLSQAPSEEPESEHPSVSHSDLDAPEFPDFEISEMETAEVDAVDIGSLELEALDFVSTDLPVSDDWGVANFEDPQPDLSVCDPVEPLMGTGVQDLNLGSENIIPLDPASFPEPINFSEFPELALPEWPQSEEVVVDPLSGSQADETDLGDAESPEMVNGTHAALSDGIQPHPNESQQDSYYEACDNVYEDVDTIHRFVLGQSSRKRKNGSKNPNADNHPVKEEASLHIWPRNPWGSVSGEHAHSAHNHVHSKERQSPNSADHKEQKKREKHRLEKEKKEQKERGKKENEMKKKFKVTGEEEPLYHAKVMVASKVRKNDLPVTSRDTVSIIRTTNCPKGKWLARDANHKYGYISVMNVELNIKEMLELGKKAQAAGRGGNLEGDTISIGSRSSNHPVLTSSFTDDSEEWACEDETLSPASESHSFPHQTASLPEMSCGHVGAQHTLSDANLEDLHTQTRHEALQKLAIFFQHSKDEFGDIPDGGGATPTNAEPSNFLCAVEEPPYPEQKVDFTELELLPPPPLYADAF from the exons ATGGAAGAG GTACCGAGCACTTTCAAAGCTCTGAGGGCCAAGTTTCAGGAAGAGGCCCTCCTGGCTCAATCCAAAACCAGCCGACCAGCTGTTGCGGAGAAACCCAAacaccttcctcctcctggAGGTCACTGCAGCTCCGTGGTCAGCAGTATTAATATTGCTGTGGAAAACAAGACCGTGGCTCCCCGGGTCATCTTCAGAGATGGGCTGCGGGCATCTGGAGGCAAGCGACCAATTTCCCTTCCGCCACAACCTCAGCAGACCTCCCCCCCATCCCAGCTGGCTAATGGAGACGGCACAACAAGGCAGTCCCTCAAAGACAGACACATGCCTCTGGTGCTTCCTGTCCTGCCTGTGAAAGAGCAAAAGACAGAACCGCCGGCCAAAAAGGAGCACAAACTGAAACCAGAGCCGCAAACTAAAATCAAGAAGAAAGGTTTGCTGCTTCCTTTCAAGTCAGCCAAAGCGTCAAAGGCCAGTTCAGTAAATGGAGATGAGCCTACGTATGCTGATTTGACCACCAGACCTGCCAGTGCTCCCAGCGAGTTGCcctctgtggaaaaacaaaacgCAGAAAACGGGGTTTCGCACCCGAGTGACCAGTCCAGCCCGGATATCCCAATCACCCCTCCTTCTGCAGAGACAAGTGTTGACttcgaaaaaaaagttcttaacTCTTTGGAGAGGGCCAAGAAGAAGTTTTCACGCAGGCCGATGTTGATCTCTGCCAAACCGAAGAGCTTGCGTTCCCCTGACTACGTCTCAAAAGACAAGGCGTTCCCTTTGCCGCCAAAGAACATTGTTGAACCTGATCTACCCATACCGCCACCACCCTGTCTTCCTCACCTGGCTTGTCTATCGGCCCGGCCTTTCTTCAAATCCAATCACCCTGCACACA AGTCTGCGTTGGATAGACACTTTGGCAGGGATAAAGCTCTTCCCTCTGTCGGGACTAGTGAACCTCGTCCACCCTCTGCTCCTCGGAAGAAGCCTCTACCTGACTTGAGGTCATTGGGGCTACCACCTCCAAAACCCCTCACACCACCATTAGTAGATCTTGGCTGTTACCACCGACCCACAGTGAACG AGGTGTCACCAGGTCTTAGCCAAGCACCAAGCGAAGAGCCAGAGTCTGAGCACCCATCCGTCTCCCACTCTGATCTAGACGCTCCAGAGTTTCCAGACTTTGAGATTTCAGAGATGGAAACAGCAGAGGTGGATGCTGTGGACATTGGTTCGCTAGAACTGGAGGCCTTGGACTTCGTCAGCACTGACCTTCCTGTATCAGATGACTGGGGGGTCGCCAATTTCGAGGATCCGCAGCCTGACTTATCAGTGTGTGATCCTGTAGAGCCCCTTATGGGCACCGGCGTCCAAGATCTGAACCTCGGCAGCGAAAACATAATACCCCTCGATCCAGCCAGCTTCCCTGAACCAATAAACTTTTCAGAGTTCCCAGAGCTGGCTCTGCCTGAGTGGCCTCAGAGCGAGGAGGTGGTCGTAGATCCTCTTTCTGGCTCTCAAGCTGATGAGACTGATCTGGGAGATGCTGAGTCACCGGAAATGGTCAATGGTACCCACGCAGCTTTGAGTGATGGAATCCAGCCACATCCCAA TGAATCTCAACAGGACAGCTACTATGAAGCGTGCGATAATGTGTATGAGGATGTCGACACCATTCACAGATTCGTCTTGGGCCAGAGCTCGCGTAAACGAAAAAATGGTTCGAAGA ATCCAAATGCTGACAACCACCCTGTG AAGGAGGAGGCGTCTCTTCACATATGGCCGCGGAATCCAtg GGGCAGCGTATCAGGAGAACACGCTCATTCAGCCCATAATCATGTCCACAG TAAAGAACGCCAAAGCCCCAACAGTGCTGACCATAAAGAACAGAAGAAGAGGGAAAAGCATCGACTGGAGAAGGAGAAAAAGGAGCAAAAAGAAAGAGGGAAGaaggaaaatgaaatgaaaaagaagTTCAAA GTGACGGGCGAAGAGGAGCCCTTGTACCACGCCAAGGTGATGGTGGCTAGCAAGGTTCGCAAGAACGACCTTCCAGTGACGAGCAGGGACACGGTCAGCATCATTCGCACCACCAACTGCCCCAAGGGCAAATGGCTGGCCCGGGACGCCAACCACAAGT ACGGTTATATTTCAGTGATGAATGTGGAACTAAATATCAAAGAGATGCTGGAGCTTGGCAAGAAGGCCCAAGCAGCTGGACGAGGAGGCAACCTGGAGGGAGATACCATCAGCATCGGGAGCAG ATCCTCTAACCACCCTGTACTAACAAGCAGTT TCACGGATGACAGTGAGGAGTGGGCATGTGAAGATGAGACCCTCTCACCGGCCAGTGAAAGCCA CAGCTTTCCCCATCAGACTGCCTCTCTGCCGGAGATGT CATGTGGCCATGTCGGCGCCCAGCACACTCTGAGCGATGCCAACCTGGAGGACCTACACACACA GACGAGACACGAGGCCCTGCAGAAACTAGCCATCTTCTTTCAACACAGCAAAGATGAGTTTGGAGACATCCCAGATGGCGGCGGAGCGACCCCCACAAA TGCTGAGCCATCAA ACTTCTTGTGTGCTGTTGAGGAGCCTCCGTATCC tGAACAGAAAGTTGACTTCACGGAGTTGGAGCTGCTTCCTCCTCCGCCTCTATATGCCGACGCCTTCTGA
- the LOC141776746 gene encoding uncharacterized protein LOC141776746 isoform X2, with product MEEVPSTFKALRAKFQEEALLAQSKTSRPAVAEKPKHLPPPGGHCSSVVSSINIAVENKTVAPRVIFRDGLRASGGKRPISLPPQPQQTSPPSQLANGDGTTRQSLKDRHMPLVLPVLPVKEQKTEPPAKKEHKLKPEPQTKIKKKGLLLPFKSAKASKASSVNGDEPTYADLTTRPASAPSELPSVEKQNAENGVSHPSDQSSPDIPITPPSAETSVDFEKKVLNSLERAKKKFSRRPMLISAKPKSLRSPDYVSKDKAFPLPPKNIVEPDLPIPPPPCLPHLACLSARPFFKSNHPAHKSALDRHFGRDKALPSVGTSEPRPPSAPRKKPLPDLRSLGLPPPKPLTPPLVDLGCYHRPTVNEVSPGLSQAPSEEPESEHPSVSHSDLDAPEFPDFEISEMETAEVDAVDIGSLELEALDFVSTDLPVSDDWGVANFEDPQPDLSVCDPVEPLMGTGVQDLNLGSENIIPLDPASFPEPINFSEFPELALPEWPQSEEVVVDPLSGSQADETDLGDAESPEMVNGTHAALSDGIQPHPNESQQDSYYEACDNVYEDVDTIHRFVLGQSSRKRKNGSKSKNPNADNHPVKEEASLHIWPRNPWGSVSGEHAHSAHNHVHSKERQSPNSADHKEQKKREKHRLEKEKKEQKERGKKENEMKKKFKVTGEEEPLYHAKVMVASKVRKNDLPVTSRDTVSIIRTTNCPKGKWLARDANHKYGYISVMNVELNIKEMLELGKKAQAAGRGGNLEGDTISIGSRSSNHPVLTSSFTDDSEEWACEDETLSPASESHFPHQTASLPEMSCGHVGAQHTLSDANLEDLHTQTRHEALQKLAIFFQHSKDEFGDIPDGGGATPTNAEPSNFLCAVEEPPYPEQKVDFTELELLPPPPLYADAF from the exons ATGGAAGAG GTACCGAGCACTTTCAAAGCTCTGAGGGCCAAGTTTCAGGAAGAGGCCCTCCTGGCTCAATCCAAAACCAGCCGACCAGCTGTTGCGGAGAAACCCAAacaccttcctcctcctggAGGTCACTGCAGCTCCGTGGTCAGCAGTATTAATATTGCTGTGGAAAACAAGACCGTGGCTCCCCGGGTCATCTTCAGAGATGGGCTGCGGGCATCTGGAGGCAAGCGACCAATTTCCCTTCCGCCACAACCTCAGCAGACCTCCCCCCCATCCCAGCTGGCTAATGGAGACGGCACAACAAGGCAGTCCCTCAAAGACAGACACATGCCTCTGGTGCTTCCTGTCCTGCCTGTGAAAGAGCAAAAGACAGAACCGCCGGCCAAAAAGGAGCACAAACTGAAACCAGAGCCGCAAACTAAAATCAAGAAGAAAGGTTTGCTGCTTCCTTTCAAGTCAGCCAAAGCGTCAAAGGCCAGTTCAGTAAATGGAGATGAGCCTACGTATGCTGATTTGACCACCAGACCTGCCAGTGCTCCCAGCGAGTTGCcctctgtggaaaaacaaaacgCAGAAAACGGGGTTTCGCACCCGAGTGACCAGTCCAGCCCGGATATCCCAATCACCCCTCCTTCTGCAGAGACAAGTGTTGACttcgaaaaaaaagttcttaacTCTTTGGAGAGGGCCAAGAAGAAGTTTTCACGCAGGCCGATGTTGATCTCTGCCAAACCGAAGAGCTTGCGTTCCCCTGACTACGTCTCAAAAGACAAGGCGTTCCCTTTGCCGCCAAAGAACATTGTTGAACCTGATCTACCCATACCGCCACCACCCTGTCTTCCTCACCTGGCTTGTCTATCGGCCCGGCCTTTCTTCAAATCCAATCACCCTGCACACA AGTCTGCGTTGGATAGACACTTTGGCAGGGATAAAGCTCTTCCCTCTGTCGGGACTAGTGAACCTCGTCCACCCTCTGCTCCTCGGAAGAAGCCTCTACCTGACTTGAGGTCATTGGGGCTACCACCTCCAAAACCCCTCACACCACCATTAGTAGATCTTGGCTGTTACCACCGACCCACAGTGAACG AGGTGTCACCAGGTCTTAGCCAAGCACCAAGCGAAGAGCCAGAGTCTGAGCACCCATCCGTCTCCCACTCTGATCTAGACGCTCCAGAGTTTCCAGACTTTGAGATTTCAGAGATGGAAACAGCAGAGGTGGATGCTGTGGACATTGGTTCGCTAGAACTGGAGGCCTTGGACTTCGTCAGCACTGACCTTCCTGTATCAGATGACTGGGGGGTCGCCAATTTCGAGGATCCGCAGCCTGACTTATCAGTGTGTGATCCTGTAGAGCCCCTTATGGGCACCGGCGTCCAAGATCTGAACCTCGGCAGCGAAAACATAATACCCCTCGATCCAGCCAGCTTCCCTGAACCAATAAACTTTTCAGAGTTCCCAGAGCTGGCTCTGCCTGAGTGGCCTCAGAGCGAGGAGGTGGTCGTAGATCCTCTTTCTGGCTCTCAAGCTGATGAGACTGATCTGGGAGATGCTGAGTCACCGGAAATGGTCAATGGTACCCACGCAGCTTTGAGTGATGGAATCCAGCCACATCCCAA TGAATCTCAACAGGACAGCTACTATGAAGCGTGCGATAATGTGTATGAGGATGTCGACACCATTCACAGATTCGTCTTGGGCCAGAGCTCGCGTAAACGAAAAAATGGTTCGAAGAGTAAGA ATCCAAATGCTGACAACCACCCTGTG AAGGAGGAGGCGTCTCTTCACATATGGCCGCGGAATCCAtg GGGCAGCGTATCAGGAGAACACGCTCATTCAGCCCATAATCATGTCCACAG TAAAGAACGCCAAAGCCCCAACAGTGCTGACCATAAAGAACAGAAGAAGAGGGAAAAGCATCGACTGGAGAAGGAGAAAAAGGAGCAAAAAGAAAGAGGGAAGaaggaaaatgaaatgaaaaagaagTTCAAA GTGACGGGCGAAGAGGAGCCCTTGTACCACGCCAAGGTGATGGTGGCTAGCAAGGTTCGCAAGAACGACCTTCCAGTGACGAGCAGGGACACGGTCAGCATCATTCGCACCACCAACTGCCCCAAGGGCAAATGGCTGGCCCGGGACGCCAACCACAAGT ACGGTTATATTTCAGTGATGAATGTGGAACTAAATATCAAAGAGATGCTGGAGCTTGGCAAGAAGGCCCAAGCAGCTGGACGAGGAGGCAACCTGGAGGGAGATACCATCAGCATCGGGAGCAG ATCCTCTAACCACCCTGTACTAACAAGCAGTT TCACGGATGACAGTGAGGAGTGGGCATGTGAAGATGAGACCCTCTCACCGGCCAGTGAAAGCCA CTTTCCCCATCAGACTGCCTCTCTGCCGGAGATGT CATGTGGCCATGTCGGCGCCCAGCACACTCTGAGCGATGCCAACCTGGAGGACCTACACACACA GACGAGACACGAGGCCCTGCAGAAACTAGCCATCTTCTTTCAACACAGCAAAGATGAGTTTGGAGACATCCCAGATGGCGGCGGAGCGACCCCCACAAA TGCTGAGCCATCAA ACTTCTTGTGTGCTGTTGAGGAGCCTCCGTATCC tGAACAGAAAGTTGACTTCACGGAGTTGGAGCTGCTTCCTCCTCCGCCTCTATATGCCGACGCCTTCTGA
- the LOC141776746 gene encoding uncharacterized protein LOC141776746 isoform X1 → MEEVPSTFKALRAKFQEEALLAQSKTSRPAVAEKPKHLPPPGGHCSSVVSSINIAVENKTVAPRVIFRDGLRASGGKRPISLPPQPQQTSPPSQLANGDGTTRQSLKDRHMPLVLPVLPVKEQKTEPPAKKEHKLKPEPQTKIKKKGLLLPFKSAKASKASSVNGDEPTYADLTTRPASAPSELPSVEKQNAENGVSHPSDQSSPDIPITPPSAETSVDFEKKVLNSLERAKKKFSRRPMLISAKPKSLRSPDYVSKDKAFPLPPKNIVEPDLPIPPPPCLPHLACLSARPFFKSNHPAHKSALDRHFGRDKALPSVGTSEPRPPSAPRKKPLPDLRSLGLPPPKPLTPPLVDLGCYHRPTVNEVSPGLSQAPSEEPESEHPSVSHSDLDAPEFPDFEISEMETAEVDAVDIGSLELEALDFVSTDLPVSDDWGVANFEDPQPDLSVCDPVEPLMGTGVQDLNLGSENIIPLDPASFPEPINFSEFPELALPEWPQSEEVVVDPLSGSQADETDLGDAESPEMVNGTHAALSDGIQPHPNESQQDSYYEACDNVYEDVDTIHRFVLGQSSRKRKNGSKSKNPNADNHPVKEEASLHIWPRNPWGSVSGEHAHSAHNHVHSKERQSPNSADHKEQKKREKHRLEKEKKEQKERGKKENEMKKKFKVTGEEEPLYHAKVMVASKVRKNDLPVTSRDTVSIIRTTNCPKGKWLARDANHKYGYISVMNVELNIKEMLELGKKAQAAGRGGNLEGDTISIGSRSSNHPVLTSSFTDDSEEWACEDETLSPASESHSFPHQTASLPEMSCGHVGAQHTLSDANLEDLHTQTRHEALQKLAIFFQHSKDEFGDIPDGGGATPTNAEPSNFLCAVEEPPYPEQKVDFTELELLPPPPLYADAF, encoded by the exons ATGGAAGAG GTACCGAGCACTTTCAAAGCTCTGAGGGCCAAGTTTCAGGAAGAGGCCCTCCTGGCTCAATCCAAAACCAGCCGACCAGCTGTTGCGGAGAAACCCAAacaccttcctcctcctggAGGTCACTGCAGCTCCGTGGTCAGCAGTATTAATATTGCTGTGGAAAACAAGACCGTGGCTCCCCGGGTCATCTTCAGAGATGGGCTGCGGGCATCTGGAGGCAAGCGACCAATTTCCCTTCCGCCACAACCTCAGCAGACCTCCCCCCCATCCCAGCTGGCTAATGGAGACGGCACAACAAGGCAGTCCCTCAAAGACAGACACATGCCTCTGGTGCTTCCTGTCCTGCCTGTGAAAGAGCAAAAGACAGAACCGCCGGCCAAAAAGGAGCACAAACTGAAACCAGAGCCGCAAACTAAAATCAAGAAGAAAGGTTTGCTGCTTCCTTTCAAGTCAGCCAAAGCGTCAAAGGCCAGTTCAGTAAATGGAGATGAGCCTACGTATGCTGATTTGACCACCAGACCTGCCAGTGCTCCCAGCGAGTTGCcctctgtggaaaaacaaaacgCAGAAAACGGGGTTTCGCACCCGAGTGACCAGTCCAGCCCGGATATCCCAATCACCCCTCCTTCTGCAGAGACAAGTGTTGACttcgaaaaaaaagttcttaacTCTTTGGAGAGGGCCAAGAAGAAGTTTTCACGCAGGCCGATGTTGATCTCTGCCAAACCGAAGAGCTTGCGTTCCCCTGACTACGTCTCAAAAGACAAGGCGTTCCCTTTGCCGCCAAAGAACATTGTTGAACCTGATCTACCCATACCGCCACCACCCTGTCTTCCTCACCTGGCTTGTCTATCGGCCCGGCCTTTCTTCAAATCCAATCACCCTGCACACA AGTCTGCGTTGGATAGACACTTTGGCAGGGATAAAGCTCTTCCCTCTGTCGGGACTAGTGAACCTCGTCCACCCTCTGCTCCTCGGAAGAAGCCTCTACCTGACTTGAGGTCATTGGGGCTACCACCTCCAAAACCCCTCACACCACCATTAGTAGATCTTGGCTGTTACCACCGACCCACAGTGAACG AGGTGTCACCAGGTCTTAGCCAAGCACCAAGCGAAGAGCCAGAGTCTGAGCACCCATCCGTCTCCCACTCTGATCTAGACGCTCCAGAGTTTCCAGACTTTGAGATTTCAGAGATGGAAACAGCAGAGGTGGATGCTGTGGACATTGGTTCGCTAGAACTGGAGGCCTTGGACTTCGTCAGCACTGACCTTCCTGTATCAGATGACTGGGGGGTCGCCAATTTCGAGGATCCGCAGCCTGACTTATCAGTGTGTGATCCTGTAGAGCCCCTTATGGGCACCGGCGTCCAAGATCTGAACCTCGGCAGCGAAAACATAATACCCCTCGATCCAGCCAGCTTCCCTGAACCAATAAACTTTTCAGAGTTCCCAGAGCTGGCTCTGCCTGAGTGGCCTCAGAGCGAGGAGGTGGTCGTAGATCCTCTTTCTGGCTCTCAAGCTGATGAGACTGATCTGGGAGATGCTGAGTCACCGGAAATGGTCAATGGTACCCACGCAGCTTTGAGTGATGGAATCCAGCCACATCCCAA TGAATCTCAACAGGACAGCTACTATGAAGCGTGCGATAATGTGTATGAGGATGTCGACACCATTCACAGATTCGTCTTGGGCCAGAGCTCGCGTAAACGAAAAAATGGTTCGAAGAGTAAGA ATCCAAATGCTGACAACCACCCTGTG AAGGAGGAGGCGTCTCTTCACATATGGCCGCGGAATCCAtg GGGCAGCGTATCAGGAGAACACGCTCATTCAGCCCATAATCATGTCCACAG TAAAGAACGCCAAAGCCCCAACAGTGCTGACCATAAAGAACAGAAGAAGAGGGAAAAGCATCGACTGGAGAAGGAGAAAAAGGAGCAAAAAGAAAGAGGGAAGaaggaaaatgaaatgaaaaagaagTTCAAA GTGACGGGCGAAGAGGAGCCCTTGTACCACGCCAAGGTGATGGTGGCTAGCAAGGTTCGCAAGAACGACCTTCCAGTGACGAGCAGGGACACGGTCAGCATCATTCGCACCACCAACTGCCCCAAGGGCAAATGGCTGGCCCGGGACGCCAACCACAAGT ACGGTTATATTTCAGTGATGAATGTGGAACTAAATATCAAAGAGATGCTGGAGCTTGGCAAGAAGGCCCAAGCAGCTGGACGAGGAGGCAACCTGGAGGGAGATACCATCAGCATCGGGAGCAG ATCCTCTAACCACCCTGTACTAACAAGCAGTT TCACGGATGACAGTGAGGAGTGGGCATGTGAAGATGAGACCCTCTCACCGGCCAGTGAAAGCCA CAGCTTTCCCCATCAGACTGCCTCTCTGCCGGAGATGT CATGTGGCCATGTCGGCGCCCAGCACACTCTGAGCGATGCCAACCTGGAGGACCTACACACACA GACGAGACACGAGGCCCTGCAGAAACTAGCCATCTTCTTTCAACACAGCAAAGATGAGTTTGGAGACATCCCAGATGGCGGCGGAGCGACCCCCACAAA TGCTGAGCCATCAA ACTTCTTGTGTGCTGTTGAGGAGCCTCCGTATCC tGAACAGAAAGTTGACTTCACGGAGTTGGAGCTGCTTCCTCCTCCGCCTCTATATGCCGACGCCTTCTGA
- the LOC141776746 gene encoding uncharacterized protein LOC141776746 isoform X4, which translates to MEEVPSTFKALRAKFQEEALLAQSKTSRPAVAEKPKHLPPPGGHCSSVVSSINIAVENKTVAPRVIFRDGLRASGGKRPISLPPQPQQTSPPSQLANGDGTTRQSLKDRHMPLVLPVLPVKEQKTEPPAKKEHKLKPEPQTKIKKKGLLLPFKSAKASKASSVNGDEPTYADLTTRPASAPSELPSVEKQNAENGVSHPSDQSSPDIPITPPSAETSVDFEKKVLNSLERAKKKFSRRPMLISAKPKSLRSPDYVSKDKAFPLPPKNIVEPDLPIPPPPCLPHLACLSARPFFKSNHPAHKSALDRHFGRDKALPSVGTSEPRPPSAPRKKPLPDLRSLGLPPPKPLTPPLVDLGCYHRPTVNEVSPGLSQAPSEEPESEHPSVSHSDLDAPEFPDFEISEMETAEVDAVDIGSLELEALDFVSTDLPVSDDWGVANFEDPQPDLSVCDPVEPLMGTGVQDLNLGSENIIPLDPASFPEPINFSEFPELALPEWPQSEEVVVDPLSGSQADETDLGDAESPEMVNGTHAALSDGIQPHPNESQQDSYYEACDNVYEDVDTIHRFVLGQSSRKRKNGSKSKNPNADNHPVKEEASLHIWPRNPWGSVSGEHAHSAHNHVHSKERQSPNSADHKEQKKREKHRLEKEKKEQKERGKKENEMKKKFKVTGEEEPLYHAKVMVASKVRKNDLPVTSRDTVSIIRTTNCPKGKWLARDANHKYGYISVMNVELNIKEMLELGKKAQAAGRGGNLEGDTISIGSRSSNHPVLTSSFTDDSEEWACEDETLSPASESHSFPHQTASLPEMSCGHVGAQHTLSDANLEDLHTQTRHEALQKLAIFFQHSKDEFGDIPDGGGATPTKLLVCC; encoded by the exons ATGGAAGAG GTACCGAGCACTTTCAAAGCTCTGAGGGCCAAGTTTCAGGAAGAGGCCCTCCTGGCTCAATCCAAAACCAGCCGACCAGCTGTTGCGGAGAAACCCAAacaccttcctcctcctggAGGTCACTGCAGCTCCGTGGTCAGCAGTATTAATATTGCTGTGGAAAACAAGACCGTGGCTCCCCGGGTCATCTTCAGAGATGGGCTGCGGGCATCTGGAGGCAAGCGACCAATTTCCCTTCCGCCACAACCTCAGCAGACCTCCCCCCCATCCCAGCTGGCTAATGGAGACGGCACAACAAGGCAGTCCCTCAAAGACAGACACATGCCTCTGGTGCTTCCTGTCCTGCCTGTGAAAGAGCAAAAGACAGAACCGCCGGCCAAAAAGGAGCACAAACTGAAACCAGAGCCGCAAACTAAAATCAAGAAGAAAGGTTTGCTGCTTCCTTTCAAGTCAGCCAAAGCGTCAAAGGCCAGTTCAGTAAATGGAGATGAGCCTACGTATGCTGATTTGACCACCAGACCTGCCAGTGCTCCCAGCGAGTTGCcctctgtggaaaaacaaaacgCAGAAAACGGGGTTTCGCACCCGAGTGACCAGTCCAGCCCGGATATCCCAATCACCCCTCCTTCTGCAGAGACAAGTGTTGACttcgaaaaaaaagttcttaacTCTTTGGAGAGGGCCAAGAAGAAGTTTTCACGCAGGCCGATGTTGATCTCTGCCAAACCGAAGAGCTTGCGTTCCCCTGACTACGTCTCAAAAGACAAGGCGTTCCCTTTGCCGCCAAAGAACATTGTTGAACCTGATCTACCCATACCGCCACCACCCTGTCTTCCTCACCTGGCTTGTCTATCGGCCCGGCCTTTCTTCAAATCCAATCACCCTGCACACA AGTCTGCGTTGGATAGACACTTTGGCAGGGATAAAGCTCTTCCCTCTGTCGGGACTAGTGAACCTCGTCCACCCTCTGCTCCTCGGAAGAAGCCTCTACCTGACTTGAGGTCATTGGGGCTACCACCTCCAAAACCCCTCACACCACCATTAGTAGATCTTGGCTGTTACCACCGACCCACAGTGAACG AGGTGTCACCAGGTCTTAGCCAAGCACCAAGCGAAGAGCCAGAGTCTGAGCACCCATCCGTCTCCCACTCTGATCTAGACGCTCCAGAGTTTCCAGACTTTGAGATTTCAGAGATGGAAACAGCAGAGGTGGATGCTGTGGACATTGGTTCGCTAGAACTGGAGGCCTTGGACTTCGTCAGCACTGACCTTCCTGTATCAGATGACTGGGGGGTCGCCAATTTCGAGGATCCGCAGCCTGACTTATCAGTGTGTGATCCTGTAGAGCCCCTTATGGGCACCGGCGTCCAAGATCTGAACCTCGGCAGCGAAAACATAATACCCCTCGATCCAGCCAGCTTCCCTGAACCAATAAACTTTTCAGAGTTCCCAGAGCTGGCTCTGCCTGAGTGGCCTCAGAGCGAGGAGGTGGTCGTAGATCCTCTTTCTGGCTCTCAAGCTGATGAGACTGATCTGGGAGATGCTGAGTCACCGGAAATGGTCAATGGTACCCACGCAGCTTTGAGTGATGGAATCCAGCCACATCCCAA TGAATCTCAACAGGACAGCTACTATGAAGCGTGCGATAATGTGTATGAGGATGTCGACACCATTCACAGATTCGTCTTGGGCCAGAGCTCGCGTAAACGAAAAAATGGTTCGAAGAGTAAGA ATCCAAATGCTGACAACCACCCTGTG AAGGAGGAGGCGTCTCTTCACATATGGCCGCGGAATCCAtg GGGCAGCGTATCAGGAGAACACGCTCATTCAGCCCATAATCATGTCCACAG TAAAGAACGCCAAAGCCCCAACAGTGCTGACCATAAAGAACAGAAGAAGAGGGAAAAGCATCGACTGGAGAAGGAGAAAAAGGAGCAAAAAGAAAGAGGGAAGaaggaaaatgaaatgaaaaagaagTTCAAA GTGACGGGCGAAGAGGAGCCCTTGTACCACGCCAAGGTGATGGTGGCTAGCAAGGTTCGCAAGAACGACCTTCCAGTGACGAGCAGGGACACGGTCAGCATCATTCGCACCACCAACTGCCCCAAGGGCAAATGGCTGGCCCGGGACGCCAACCACAAGT ACGGTTATATTTCAGTGATGAATGTGGAACTAAATATCAAAGAGATGCTGGAGCTTGGCAAGAAGGCCCAAGCAGCTGGACGAGGAGGCAACCTGGAGGGAGATACCATCAGCATCGGGAGCAG ATCCTCTAACCACCCTGTACTAACAAGCAGTT TCACGGATGACAGTGAGGAGTGGGCATGTGAAGATGAGACCCTCTCACCGGCCAGTGAAAGCCA CAGCTTTCCCCATCAGACTGCCTCTCTGCCGGAGATGT CATGTGGCCATGTCGGCGCCCAGCACACTCTGAGCGATGCCAACCTGGAGGACCTACACACACA GACGAGACACGAGGCCCTGCAGAAACTAGCCATCTTCTTTCAACACAGCAAAGATGAGTTTGGAGACATCCCAGATGGCGGCGGAGCGACCCCCACAAA ACTTCTTGTGTGCTGTTGA